The Candidatus Eremiobacteraceae bacterium region GATGGCGGCGCAATCGACGACGCCGTCGATATCAGCGACGCCATATCGGGCGCGGGCGTTCCTACGATCGCGTACGTGACGAGCCGCGCGTGGTCCGCCGGTGCGTTCATCGCGTTGTCCTGCGACAAGATCTACATGCAGCAAGGCTCCAGCATGGGCGCGGCGCTGCCGATCACCATCGGACCGAACGGCGAATCCCCGGTCGATGAGAAGTTCATCGCCGCATTCCGCTCCAAGGTCGAAGGCGTCGCCATAGCCCATCATCGAGACAAGACGATCGCCGGAGCGTTCGTGGATCCGAACATCGTCGTGCCGGGCATCAATCACAAAGGTCAAGTCGTTTCGCTGAATCCATCGCAAGCGAAGCAGCACGGCATGGCGGACGGAATCGTCGGCAGTCTCGACGCCGCGCTGGCGGACGCCGGTTTTTCGGGCGCGCATCTTGTCGTGTTCGCGCCGAACTGGGGCGAAGGGATCGCGCAGTTCGTGACCGATCCTCGCGTTTCAGGACTGCTGCTGACGATCGGGTTCCTCGGTATATTGATCGAACTTCAGACGCAGCATCTGATCGCCGGGCTCGTCGGCTTCCTCGCACTCGCTTTGTTCTTCGGCGCGCACATCGTGGCGGGAACGTCTAACTTCGTGATCCTCGCGCTGTTCGGCCTCGGCATCATCGGCCTGCTCTTCGAACTGCACGTGCTGCCCGGCCACGGCATTTCCGGAATCGTCGGCAGTATGCTGATCTTGGGCAGTATCGTGCTCGCCTTCGGCAGCGGCGTCTGGATCCTCGGCGCCGAGACGACCGCGATCGCGTTGATCGTCTCGATCGCGATCTTCATCTTGCTCTTACGCTGGCTGCCCGAGAGCGCGTTCGGGCGCCGCTTGGCCTTCGCCGGCGTGCAGGCGCCGTCGGCAGGCTACGTCGCGGCGCACGAACTGATCGAGCTCGTCGGTCGCGAAGGCGTCGCGGAGTCGATGCTGCGCCCCGCGGGTGTGGCGTCAGTGGGCGGCGTTCGCTATCAAGTGCAGACCGAAGGCGATTTCATCCCGCCGCAGACAAAGGTCGTCGTCTATCGCGTGCAAGGCGCCACTATCGTCGTCAAGCGCGCGCAAAGCCAGCGCTAGGAGTCGTCACAATCGTATGAGCTATCTCGCAATCCTCGCCGCGATCGTCATCTTCATCCTCTTCATGATGTTCCTTTACTACTTCCCGTTCGGACTGTGGATGAGCGCGCGCTTCGCCGGCGTGCCGCTCGGCATCTTCAGCCTCGTGCGGATGCGGTTCATGCGCGTGCCGCCCGCGGTGATCGTCCAGAACTTGATCACGGCAGTCAAGGCGGGCGTTCCCGTGAGCACCGACTTGCTGATCGCGCACTATCTCGCCGGCGGACACGTCGATGTCGTCGTGCAGAGCCTCATCGCCGCACAGCGCGCGCAAGTGCCCCTCGACTGGGGTCAGGCGGCGGCCATCGACCTTGCCGGTCGAAACCCGCAAGAAGCGCTCGCGGCGTACGTGACGCCGAAGGTCATCGAGACGCCCATCTTCCAAGGCGTGGCAAAAGACGGCATCCAGCTCAACGTCAAAGCGCGTATCACCGTGCGCACGAAAGTCGAACGCATCGTCGGCGGCGCCGGCGAAGCGACGATCGTGGCTCGCGTCGGCGAAGGCGTCGTCGCCGCGGTCGGATCGAGCTTGGACTATAAGGAAGTGCTGGAGAATCCGGACCATATCAGCAAAACCGTGCTTTCCAAGGGGCTCGATGCCGGAACGGGATTCGAGATCGTCTCGATCGACATCGCGGACGTGGATGTCGGGCGCAACGTCGGCGCCGATCTCCAGACCGCACAGGCCGAGGCGGATCGCCGCGTCGCTCAAGCAAAGGCTGCAGAGCGCCAGTATGCGGCGCTCGCGCAAGAACAAGAGATGAAGGCCCAGACGCAGGCGATGCGCGCGAAAGTCGTCGAGGCAGAAGCGCTCGTCCCGACTGCGATGGCGGAGGCGTTCCGAGCCGGCAACCTCGGCGTGATGGACTACTATCGCATGAAGAACGTCCTTGCCGACACCGAAATGCGGCAGACCATCGCCGGCCAGCCGAGCGGCGGTCAGCCGAGCGGCGGCGGTCCGGCATCGCCGCCGGCCGGTCCGTCGACGTCATAGCGGATTAGCAGATGTCCGAACTCTTCATCATCGTCGTCATCGCGATCTGGATATTCGGCGCCGTCAGTTCGATCCGCAAAGCGATCGCGCGCAGCCAAGCGCAGGCGCAAGCCGGTGGTCCGCTAGCTGCACAGGCTTCACAATATCCGAGCGGGATACGTCCGACGCCCGCGCAGCGCGCACAGGCGATGCAGAGCGCCATTCGCGTCCTCCGTGCGGCATCGTCTCAGCCGGCGGCCCAACCGGCGCCGGTGCCGGCAACGGCCCAGCCGGCGCCGCGCTACATAGCGCCGGCGGCGGATGCTCCGATGAGCATGCTCACCAACATGGTCGCTCCGAACATGCCGGCGTTCGACGCGATGACGCTCGACGCCGGGGTTTCGACATCGCCCGCATATAATTCGGCGAATCCGGCAGCGCTCAACATCGCGCAGATCATGGGCCTGCCCAACGGTCAGAACTTTGCGACGCTGTCTATCGTCGCCGCGGCTGTGATCGGGCCACCGGTGGGTTTGCGGGCTGGCGCGAGTCTCGCCGCAGACTGGTGAAAGCGAAGGCGACCGCGTTGGCCCAAGCGGAAGCTCGGATGCGCGTCTCGATCGGCGGCTTAGACGACCGCATTCGGCTCTTCGGGCAGCTCGATGCGAATCTCGACGCGCTCGAGCACGCCACGGGCGCGCAGCTGCACGTTCAAGGCGACGAAATAGTCCTGACGGGCGAGCGTTCGGCGGTCGGCGCGGCATCGTCCGCATTGCGGCGCATGCTCGCCTCCGCATCGTCGGGCCGCGAACTGACCGTGGAAGACGTCGGACACGCGCTCGCCGGCGAACAATCCGAGGCCGCTTCCATCGCCGAGCCGCTGACAGTCACGCGCAAAGGCCGACCCGTCCGTCCGCGGAGTGCCGGTCAGCGCGATTTCGTCGGCGCCGTAGCAAAGCACACGCTGACGTTTGGGATCGGGCCGGCGGGAACGGGAAAGACGTTCCTCGCGGTTGTCTTGGCGCTCGAGGCGCTGCGCGCGGGAAAGGTCCAGCGCATCATCCTTTCACGGCCGGCCGTCGAGGCTGGCGAAAACCTCGGGTTTCTGCCGGGCGATCTTCAGGAAAAAGTCGATCCGTATCTGCGCCCGCTCTTCGATGCCTTGGCCGAAGTCATGGATCCGCAAGCGGTGCAGCGAGCGGTCGAACGAGGCCAGGTCGAGGTCGCGCCGCTCGCCTACATGCGCGGCCGAACGCTGAGCGACTCGTTCATCGTCTTAGACGAGGCCCAGAACACGTCCGATGAGCAGATGCAGATGTTCCTCACCCGCATCGGCAGCGGCTCGCGCATGGTCGTCTGCGGCGACGACACGCAGATCGATCTTCCGAACCCGAGCTCGTCCGGGCTGCTGCACGCCGAGGAGCTGTTCACCGACGCCCCGGACATCGCTGTCGTCCGCCTTACGGAGGCTGACGTCGTCCGACATCCGCTGATCCGCACCATCATCGCGCGTTATGCCCGACGCCTCCGTTGACGGTCCGCGCGTGTTCTTGCGCGGCGCGGGAAACAGGCGCCTCCTCTCTGCGGCGTTTCTCCGGCGCGCCGTGCTTGCGACCCTCGCGAAGGCTGCGCCGGCGGTGGTGGGGGACATCACCGTCGTGCTGACAGGCGACCGGAAGATCCGTGAACTCAACCGGACATTTCGCGGCATCGATCGCGCGACGGACGTCCTTTCGTTTGACATCGGCGATGGGCTGAAACGCGGCGAACCGTTCGGCGACGTGGTGATCTCCATCGAGACAGCCCGGCGCCAAGCGCGCGAATACGATGCCACGTTGCGCACGGAGGTGGCGCGCCTGCTCGTGCACGGCACGCTGCATCTTTGCGGCTACGATCACCAGGTACCGCGCGAGGCCGCGCGCATGCACGGCTTGACGCGCCGCCTCCTGCATACGTTGACGAGCACGTGAACGCGTTGCGCTCGTTCGCCCATGCCGTTGCCGATGCGTTGGATGGCATCTATCAGACGCTGATCGAGCAATCGAACTTCCGAATTCAGATCGTCCTGACCATCTTGGTCGTCATCGGTGCTATCGTGTTGCGCTTCGATCTCGTGAAGTGGGCGGTCATCGTGCTTGCGTGCGGCGCAGTGCTCACCGCGGAACTGTTCAACACGGGACTCGAGCACGGCATCGACCTGTTCCAACCCGGCAATCACCCACTGGCGCGGTCGGCGAAGCACGCCGGCGCCGGCGCCGTGCTCATGATCGCCATCGCCGCGGCAGCGGCGGTCACCCTCGCATACAGTGCGGCACTTTTGGGCAAGTAAAGGGTGCGGCAGCAGCGAATACATGGGACGCCCGAGGAGATATGACGGAAACATCCGGCAGTAGACGGTCCAGCGCGAGGCTGGACGAAGTCACGGCGTGACAGATCCCAGGTTGCCGGCGCTCGTCGGCATTATCGTGCTCATCCTCATCGCAGGTTTTTTTGCGGCGTCTGAAGCGGCGCTGCTCGCTTTGAGCCGCTTGCGCATTCTGCAACGTGCTCAGGGCTCGGCGACCGACGATCTGATGCGCATGCACGATGAGCGCGATCTCTACCTCACCACGATCCTCGTCGGAAACATCATCGTGCTGCTGGCGGCGGATTCGCTCGCCACGTGGCTCGCGATCGCGATCGGCATCTCGCGCCCGATCTTTTGGGCGACGGCAGGCATGACGCTCGGCGCGCTCATCTTCGGCGAGATCGTGCCGAAGATGATCGCCGTGCAAAACCCGACGCTCTGGGCGCGGCGGCTCGCACCGATCCTGAAGACCGCGCGCTTCGTCCTGCGGCCGGTCACGTGGTTTCTGGTCTTCGTCACCCATTGGATCATCCGGTTGTTCGGGGGCAATCCAACGGCGAAGGGCCCGTACGTCACCGAGGACGATATTCGCGCGCTCGTCACCGCCGGCGAGGAGCACGGCGTGATCGAAGAAGAGGAGAAGGAGATGATCCACTCCATCTTCGAGCTCGGCGACACGGTCGTGCGCGAAGTCATGACCCCGCGCACCGACATGGTCTGCGCGGACGTGGATCAGCCGATCGAAAAAGCGGTTGAGCTCGTCATCGAGCAAGGGTATTCAAAACTGCCGGTATTCGACGGCGATATCGATCACATCGTCGGCGTGGTGCATGACCGCGAATTATTGATCGCGGTGAGTCGCGGCGATCAGCACGGTGCGCTGCGGCCGCTGATGCGCCCGATCAAGGCGATTCCGGAGAACAAGAAGATCGACGAGCTGATGCGCGAGATGCAAGCCGAGAAAGTATCCGTCGCCATTGTCGTCGACGAGTACGGCGGGACGGCTGGACTCGTGACGATGGAAGATCTGCTCGAGGAGATCGTCGGCGACATCATGGACGAATACGACGCCGAAACGTCTGACAAGGCGCCGTCGCTCGAACACTTAGCCGACGGCGACGTCGTCGTGGACGCCCGAATGGGGATCGACGACGTCAACGAAAAGCTCGGTCTGAATCTTCCCACCGAGGATTTCGAGAGCATCGGCGGCTATACGTTCGGGCTTTTTGGCCGCGTGCCGCTTCCCGGCGAACAGGTGACCATCGACGGCGGCGTGACGCTTGTCGTAGAACGGACCGCGGGAAGAAGGCTTCTCAAGGTTCGAATCAAATCGCCCCTTGCGCCGAACGGTGTTAAACCGGGGGCGCGGTCGCGCGAAGCGGCCGAGGGATGACGTAGGAGGATCACGTGCCCAGATTGGACGACGCGCGCATCGACGAACTTGTCGTCAAGGCGTGGGAGGCGAGGTTGAACGCGTACGCGCCATACTCGCAATTCCACGTGGGTTCAGCGCTCATCGCCGCTGATGGCCGGATCTTCACTGGTGCAAATGTTGAAAACGCCTCCCTCGGTCTCTCGATGTGCGCCGAACGCGTGGCGCTCGGCAGCGCCGTCTCAGCCGGCGTTCGCTCGTTCGCGGCGATCGCGATTGCCGGCTCCGGACCCGACGGCGTCACGCCGTGCGGCGCATGCCGTCAGGTTCTATCCGAATTCAATGCCGATCTTATCGTTCTGCGCTGCCGCCCCGACGGCACGTACGGCAGACTGTCGCTCGCCGATCTCGTACCGTCCGCCTTCACGGGGCATGGAATCGGCGACGAGCGCGAAGCGCCGGTTCTGTCGGGCGTCTGAATCTAAGCCTTCGTCCGCCGGCGAGTCCTTCTGCCGCAGCGGCTGCATGACGTGAGATCGTTCACCGTCGAGGCCATCGTTCTTCGCAGGCGACCGCTCGGTGAGTCCGACCGGATTCTTACGCTCTTTTCGCGCGAACGCGGCAAATCGTCGGCCGTCGCAAAAGGCGCGCGCAAGACACAGAGCAAGTTCGGCGCGCGATTGGATCTGTTCAGCCGGGCGCGCATCACGCTGCACACAGGCCGGAGCCTCGACGTGATCACGTCTGCGTCGAGCATTGGCGGCGGGTGGGAACGACTCGTGGACCCCGACGTCTTCGCTTTCGCATCGTATCTGGCGGAATCGATCGATGGGCTCTGCGAACCTGGCCTCGCCGTGCCCGAACTCTTCGACGTCGTCGCCGAAGCGCGCGACGCGCTCGCCGCGGGACTTCGTCCTGGCGCTATCGCGGCCGCCGTCGACCTGAGGATCCTCGCAGTGCTCGGTGTCGGCATTGAACTCGATGCGTGCGCGCGCTGCGGGCAGCCCCTCGGGCGCCGCCCGCTTGCGGGCGGCCTCGCGACCCTGTCGCCGGCGGCGGGCGGTCTCGTGTGCCGGCGTTGCCTTCAGGCGGCGATCCAAGAGCATGACCGCGCTGACGACGCGAACGTTCGGGTAAGCGCAAGTGAGTTGGCAGCGCTTCGCGCGATCGGCGCGATACCGTTCAAAGAATTGGCCGACCATGAGGCGCTCGAGCCGCTCGCGCGTGCGACACACGCCTTCGTGCAGTTCCACGCCGGTAGACGCTCGCGCTCCCTCCTCGCCACAGCCAGCCGGACATGAGCGACGTCGTTCTCGGCTTGGATGTCGGTACGGTGCGCATCGGCGTCGCGGTCAGCGAGGGAGAAGGTCTTCCCGCCATGCCGCTCGCGACGATCGAGCAGCCATCGCGCGCGAAAGCGATCGGAGAGATCGTGCGGCTCGCGGTCGAACGCAATGCGAAGACGCTCGTGGTCGGTTATCCCCTCACGCTTGCGGGCGAGCGCGGACCCGCCGCGTTGAAAATGGACACGTTCATCGCGGAGTTGCGAAAGGCGTTTGGCGGCGAAGTGACGGCCGCCGACGAGCGCTTGACCAGCGCCGCTGCGAATAAGAGAATTCGGGATAGCGGTCTGAGCGGAAGCAAGCGCCGTCGCCTCGTCGACCGAATCGCCGCAGTCGAGATCCTCGACGGCTGGCTCGCGCGGCGCGGATCGTAGCTCCCGTGCGCATCGCACCGTGGCTTCAGATCGCGCTGGGCGCAGTTGTCGCGATATGCGTCGCGGCCGCGGCGTTCTGTTTCTGGGTCGCGTTCGCCGACACCGAACGGCCGGCACAATCCACGTCGATCGTGATCGCCGAGGGATCCAGCCTTTCCGACATTGCGCATCAACTGGGCGATGCCGGAATAGTGCGGTGGCCGATCGCGTTCATCGCGTACGAACGGCTGCGCGATCGGAATGCGACGATCCAAGCAGCGGAATACACGTTCGGTCCGCATCTCGCACTGCCGGCTGTGGCGACCGTACTGCTGCAGGGGGGCCGTCCGGCGACGGTCTGGATAACGATCCCCGAGGGTTTCACCGCGGACCAGATCGGCGCCGTGCTCCAAGCGCACGGCATCGGAACGAGATCGGAATTTGAAGCCGTCGTGGCACATACCGATCTGCGGCTCGACGGCGTACAGACTCGCGGACTCGAAGGCTATTTGTTTCCGGACACGTATCAGCTGCGCAGAGATGCGACGTCGCGCGATGCCGCCGATCTCATGACTGCGACGTTCATGCGTAAACTGCCCCGCGACTACCTCAGTGCGGCGCGCAAACTAAAGCTGACGATACCGCAGATCGTGACGGCCGCGTCTTTGATCGAGCGCGAAGCGCGGGTGGATGTTGAGCGTCCGATAATGGCCGGCGTCTACTATAATCGCTTGCGGCTCGGCATGCCGTTGCAGGTGGATGCGACGATCGAGTACGCGCTGCCGAACCACAAGACCGAACTCTCGCTCTCCGATCTCAAGATCGACAGTCCGTACAACACCTATCTCTACACCGGGCTGCCGCCGACGCCGATCGCGAATCCCGGAGCTGCGTCGTTGAACGCTGCGTTTCATCCCGCGACGACCGACTATCTGTACTACGTGTACAAGGGCGGCGGCCGGCATGCGTTTTCGACGACGCTGCAGCAGCAAGTCGAGGCCGAGCATAAGTACCTGCGCTAGATGAGCGTCCGGTTAGATGAACGCGCGCTGAAGAAGAACCCGGGGCCCGGGACGCGAACCGGGAAAACGTGAGCAGCGAGCAGTCCGCACACGCCGACGAACTCGAGTTGCAGGATCGCATCGTCGTCGCTGGTTCCGTTGATGGCCAAGCCACGAATTCGGCGGCCGAGCGCGAGTTCGAAGTGGTCGGCATTATAGAGGATTCCGATTCCGGCACGCGCTATGCAGTCTGCTATTGCGAGCCCGCTGACGAATTCATAGTGACGAGTAAGACGGGCGCTCTCGTCGAAGACGAGGCGCTCGCGCAAGAGATCCTCAACGACTTCCTCGACCAGGCTGCGGATGCTGTTGCGGAGGACCAACAATAGCGCTCCAGATCAGTCCTCGTGGACCGTCGGCGATAGAGCGGCCGCGCAACGTGTTGTTCCTCTCCGCCAGCGTCGGGGAGGGCCACACCGCCGCGGCGCAAGCGGTTTCGAGCGCGGTGACGGCCCGCTGGCCGGACGCGCAGTGCCATGTCGTCGATTCGTATCGTTACGCCTCGCACGTCTTCCACCGCGTCGCGAGCAACGGCTACATCGGCATGGTGAAGATGCTGCCGCACCTCTACCGCTATATCTACGATCAAGCGGAACGCGCCACGAAGGTGTCGGCGTTCAAGACCTGGCTCCATCATTACACCGCGGTCAATCTGCGCCAATATGTCGAGCGCCTGGCCCCCGATGTCGTCGTCTGCACGCACGCCTTTCCGTGCGGCGTCATGGCGGAGTACAAGCGGGAGTTCAAAGATGCGCCCCCCGTCGTCGGCATCGTCACGGATTTTGTCGTGCACCCGTTCTGGATACACAAGAACATCGATGCGTATGCCGTAGCCACAAGCGCCATGAAGCAGGCGCTCGTCTCGCGGGGCGTTCGCGCCGAGCGCGTCCGGGTCACCGGCATTCCTATCGACTGCAATTTTGCGCGCCACGCCACGAAAAGCTCCGCGCGCGACATCATCGGGATCGAACGTAACCGGACGACGCTGCTGCTCATGGGCGGCGGCCTGGGCATCGGGCCGCTCGAAAAGGCGCTTGTGGCGTTGGACGAAATGTCGCGTCCGATCCAGACGGTCGTCGTCGTCGGCAAGAACGCCCGTCTTGAACGCCGCCTCGGTGATGTGGCCCGCCGACTGCGCCACCCGGTCGTCGTGCGCGGTTTCGTGGGCAACGTCTGCGACTACATGCGCGCCGCCGATCTTCTGATCTCAAAGCCGGGCGGCCTGACGAGTTCGGAGGCGCTGGCCTCTGAGCTGCCGCTCGTGATGCTCAAGCCCTTGCCCGGACAAGAAGAACGCAACACGCGCTACCTGCAGGACCGCGGCGTCGGCGTGCTGCTGCAGTCGTCGCGCGATCTCGCGCCGGCCGTCGAGCGCCTGCTCGACGATCCGAGCGAAGTGGAGCGGATGCGTCGCCGCGCGCGTGCCCTTGCCCATCCCGATGCGGCACGCGCCGTCACGGACATCATCGCGCGGCTCTAGGCCGCGATCACTTGGCCGCTGTCAGAGCCGCAAGCTTAGCCTCGCCGTCGGCCGCCAACGCTTTCAGGTCCTGGTACGTGGAAAGTTCCGCCGCGGTCGGCGCTTCGTAGGCGTTCTCGAGCGAGTTGAGCAGGAAGCCGAGCTGTTCGCGCAGTTTCGACGGATAAACGACGTCGTACTCGCTGGAGCTTCCGTTCAACAGCACGAGGCTCGCGATCTCGGAATCGAGTTGCGCGCGTCTGTCGGCCTGCAACCCCGCGCGCGCCGTCATGGCGCGCGCGAGTGCGTGGTCGAGGTCGTTCATTGTGGCGACGATCTGCTGCTCGAGCGCCAGGCGCGCCGCAAGATCGCCCGCGGCGGGATGGACGCGCGGGTCGAGCGCGATCGTCAGCGTCGATTGAAGCTTCCGCGCCCCGTACTGCAGCACTACCGTATACGAACCGGGCAACGTCGTCGGGCCGTCTCCGGAGTCGGCAAAGTCGTCGGTCACGTCGTTGTTGTAGGTCGGCGGGTCGAACGCCGGCGCGTACCTGAGATCCCACTGGAACGCGTTCATGCCGGCCTTGACACCGGTGGCTTGCATTGCGGCGTGCGCGCGCAGCTGCTCGGCGTCCATGGCATCTTGCTGGTCTTCGGTCAGCTTCGGAGTGTGCTTGGCAGCGAGGTGCAGCGCAAAGCTGCGAATCGTCGTTCCGCCGGCATCGACGAACGACAACGTGAGCGGCTCGCGCCCGTTGTAATCCGCAGGCAGGTTGAAGAAGACGCGTGCGCCGTAGCGCGGGTTTTCGCCGGCATTCGGCGTCGGAAAGAAACCGCTGCCGTAGGATGCCGTGAGCCACGCCGTCTCCGGGCTGAACAGTTGGACGTCGGCCACGCTGTACGATGTCTGTCGCGCGAGCTGCTCCAAGAGCGCAAGATTATCGAGGATCCAGAACGCACGGCCGTGCGTGGCGGCGACGAGTTCTCCCTCGCGCGTGTCAACGGCGAGATCGCGCACTTGCACGCCCGGAAGATCGAGGGTCAGCGGCTGCCATTGTGCGCCGCCGTCTAGGCTTACGTACACCGTGCTGCGCGTGCCCGCGAACATCAGGCGCGGCTCGCGCGGATCTTGGCGGATGACGAAGACGTACTGGTCTGTCGGCAATCCGCTGGTGATCTGCGACCAATGCGCGCCGAAATCTGTCGTCTCGAATACGTACGGGCGATAGTCATCCCACATGTAGCGCGAGGCGGTGAGGTACGCCGTGCCCTTGTCGGTGTGCGACGGCTCGATCGAACTGATCTGCGCCCATTCGACGAGCTGGGGCGGTGTCACTGAGGTCCAGGTAACGCCGTGATCCTTCGTGACGTGCACCAAGCCGTCCGCGGATCCGGCCCAAAGAACGTTCGCATCAAGCGGTGAGACGGCAAGCGACGAGATGTCGGGAAATGTCTCGGCGCCCGTCTGATCGCCGTAGATGGGTCCGCCGGTCGGACCCTCCGTGCTCGGGTCGTTGCGCGTCAGATCCGGACTGATGATCTTCCACGTCTGACCGCGGTCGGTGCTGGAGAAGACCACTTGAGCCGCCACGAGGAGTTCATTGCTGTCGGCCGGCGAGAACAAGATGGGATGCGTCCAGCCGAAGCGATACTTCGTCTCGGCGGCCGATGCGCCGGCCATGTAGCGCGGGTACGGGCTGATGTTCTTTTCTTGCCCGGTGACCCGATTCAGCTGCACGAACGAGCTATAATAACCGGAACCGTACGTCACGAGCGGATCGGTAGGATCCGGCGCGATGAACGTGCTCTCACCGAGCGCGACCGAGTGCCAGTCGCCGATCGTGATCGCTCCGCCGACGTCGGCGCTCGCATACTCCCAGGCGCCCTCGTCCTGCGAAGCGCCGAAGAGGTGGAACGGGAACTGGTCGTCGAGCGAGACGTGATAGATCTGACCCGTAGGCTGATTCAGAATCGAGCTCCACGTCTCGCCGGAATTGACCGAGACGGTCGCCCCTCCGTCGTTGCCTTCCAACAAGATGTTCGGATGATTGGGGTTGATCCAAACGATGTGGTGGTCGCCGTGGGGTATGCCGTCGATCGTCTTCCAAACCTTTCCGCCGTCGTTCGTGACGTACAGTGAATCGACGTTCGGGGCATATGCCCGCTTTGGATTGGTCGGGTCGGCGAAGATCGCTGTGTAATAGAAGGCGCGCTGACGCAGCTTCCACTGATTATTGACGCGTTGCCACGTCTTGCCGGCGTCGTCGGAGCGGAAGACTCCGCCGTCGTTTGCCTGCGCGATCGAATAGACGACGTTCGGATTCGACTGCGCGACCGATACCCCGATCTTGCCTAACGTGCCGGTGGCATAACCGGGGTTCGAGGAGATTTTCGTCCAGTGAGCTCCGCCGTCGCTCGTCTTATACAGGCCGCTGCCGGGTCCGCCGCTCGTGAGCTTCCACGGCACGCGCTGCGCTTGCCACATGGCGGCGTACAACGTCTGCGGATCGTGCTTGTCCATCGACAGGTCGACGCCGCCGGTCCGGTCGTCGACGAAGAGCACCTTGCTCCATGACTTCCCGCCGTCGGTCGTTTTGAAGATGCCGCGCTCGGAGTTCGGCGCGAAGACGTGCCCCATCGAAGATGCATAGACGACATCGGGGTTGCGCGGATCGATCGCGAGCTTCGTGATCATGTGCGTCTCGCGCAAGCCGGCGTAGGACCATGTCTTCCCGGCGTCGGTGGATTTGTAGACGCCGTCACCCGTGTCGAAATCGCCGCGGATGTCTGCCTCGCCCGTGCCCGCGTAGATGACCTTCGGATTTGAGTCCGCTACCGCGAGCGCGCCGATCGGGTCGGCAACGCCGGGGATTTTGCCGTCAGTTATGTTGGTCCAGTTCTGTCCGTAGTCGGTGCTTTTCCAGACGCCTGCCTGCACACCGCCCATGTAGAAAAGGTCGGGATTGCTGGGGACGCCGGCGACGGCGACCACACGGCCCCCGATGTACGGACCGATGCTTCGCCAATGCAGCTTGCTCATGAGCTGTTGCGCCGGCGGCGTTGTTGCGGCGCTCGCCGCGGCGACGGCTGATGCGATGACGGTGAGCGCGAGGGCGGCGACGACGATTTTCTTCATATCGGCGTATCCAGCGACCAAGCAGCGAAAATCCTTTCGACGCGCGGGGCAGATAAGGATGAAGTTCGTTGAAATGCATAATTGCAGACAGAAAGCTCTAAAAATGCCCTGTCATCCTCGAAGCCAAAAGGCGTTTTGTGGTTGATCGCAGCCATTCCGTCGTCGCAGATCCCGTGGCTATTGTTGTATACGATCGTGCACACGAGTGATGTCAAATAGACGATGACCTGCTCCATATACTTGACGGTCCCATGAGGACTTACGTCCTGCCGCGCGGCGCATATTGCCTCGATTTGCCGTATTGTAAGTGGTCATGTCGGTGTTACAATGAAAAACGATTTATAGCACGAGAGGGCTTCTTACATGAGACTCATGCGTTCGTTTATCGCGTTGGCGATCGTCGGCATGGCGGCCGGATGTAGCGGTGCGCATTTCGTCGTGCCTCAGGCCGGGCAACGTGG contains the following coding sequences:
- the recO gene encoding DNA repair protein RecO, producing MRSFTVEAIVLRRRPLGESDRILTLFSRERGKSSAVAKGARKTQSKFGARLDLFSRARITLHTGRSLDVITSASSIGGGWERLVDPDVFAFASYLAESIDGLCEPGLAVPELFDVVAEARDALAAGLRPGAIAAAVDLRILAVLGVGIELDACARCGQPLGRRPLAGGLATLSPAAGGLVCRRCLQAAIQEHDRADDANVRVSASELAALRAIGAIPFKELADHEALEPLARATHAFVQFHAGRRSRSLLATASRT
- the ruvX gene encoding Holliday junction resolvase RuvX; the encoded protein is MSDVVLGLDVGTVRIGVAVSEGEGLPAMPLATIEQPSRAKAIGEIVRLAVERNAKTLVVGYPLTLAGERGPAALKMDTFIAELRKAFGGEVTAADERLTSAAANKRIRDSGLSGSKRRRLVDRIAAVEILDGWLARRGS
- the mltG gene encoding endolytic transglycosylase MltG, with the translated sequence MRIAPWLQIALGAVVAICVAAAAFCFWVAFADTERPAQSTSIVIAEGSSLSDIAHQLGDAGIVRWPIAFIAYERLRDRNATIQAAEYTFGPHLALPAVATVLLQGGRPATVWITIPEGFTADQIGAVLQAHGIGTRSEFEAVVAHTDLRLDGVQTRGLEGYLFPDTYQLRRDATSRDAADLMTATFMRKLPRDYLSAARKLKLTIPQIVTAASLIEREARVDVERPIMAGVYYNRLRLGMPLQVDATIEYALPNHKTELSLSDLKIDSPYNTYLYTGLPPTPIANPGAASLNAAFHPATTDYLYYVYKGGGRHAFSTTLQQQVEAEHKYLR
- a CDS encoding glycosyltransferase, whose product is MLFLSASVGEGHTAAAQAVSSAVTARWPDAQCHVVDSYRYASHVFHRVASNGYIGMVKMLPHLYRYIYDQAERATKVSAFKTWLHHYTAVNLRQYVERLAPDVVVCTHAFPCGVMAEYKREFKDAPPVVGIVTDFVVHPFWIHKNIDAYAVATSAMKQALVSRGVRAERVRVTGIPIDCNFARHATKSSARDIIGIERNRTTLLLMGGGLGIGPLEKALVALDEMSRPIQTVVVVGKNARLERRLGDVARRLRHPVVVRGFVGNVCDYMRAADLLISKPGGLTSSEALASELPLVMLKPLPGQEERNTRYLQDRGVGVLLQSSRDLAPAVERLLDDPSEVERMRRRARALAHPDAARAVTDIIARL